In the Bifidobacterium catenulatum PV20-2 genome, one interval contains:
- a CDS encoding Abi family protein, with protein MNTKEQCDLLESHGVEFKLCSKAEAESFLRNNTYFFKIKAFDKNFKRDQQGNYSKLDFAYLKDISTIDFKLRMLILRMTGDIEHALRIRFNNLISRVQEDGYQVIADYEKDQNLYYAKHGRSFVPEDDYKKSVYTEGMINKYLDQKPVWLFWETCTLNSLIRCYSSFLEHRKFYDMTYSLLYGVRLFRNAASHHNCLLIPPAATIKKTKVLDSLMPIFLTTDNPAREKTLYLAQSDPLIHDLSCILLSHINLVKSAGMRRYTEDQAASVLRRIDEHAAWYKDPQSGCDYLLDQFAAIKLFAIGIYQIQQEVRFRQTVRNAIKTENRAYPRTRTPWTTSSFKESPEPSHQCLVHWKL; from the coding sequence TTGAACACTAAAGAACAGTGCGATCTTTTAGAAAGTCATGGTGTTGAATTCAAACTCTGCTCCAAGGCGGAAGCAGAATCTTTCCTACGAAACAATACTTACTTCTTCAAAATCAAAGCCTTTGACAAGAACTTCAAACGCGATCAACAAGGCAACTACAGCAAGCTGGATTTTGCCTATCTCAAAGATATATCAACCATCGATTTTAAGCTTAGAATGTTGATTCTTCGCATGACAGGCGATATAGAACATGCGTTGCGCATTCGATTCAACAACTTAATTTCAAGAGTCCAAGAAGACGGATACCAAGTAATTGCCGACTACGAAAAAGATCAAAACCTCTACTATGCCAAACATGGCAGATCGTTTGTTCCAGAAGATGATTACAAAAAATCGGTTTATACGGAAGGAATGATCAATAAGTATCTGGATCAAAAACCAGTGTGGCTGTTCTGGGAGACTTGCACTCTGAACAGTCTTATACGTTGTTACAGTTCTTTTCTCGAGCATCGCAAGTTTTATGACATGACGTATTCTTTGCTCTACGGAGTAAGGCTCTTCCGCAATGCGGCCTCGCATCATAATTGTCTTCTTATCCCACCAGCGGCCACCATCAAAAAGACAAAAGTCTTGGATAGTTTGATGCCTATTTTTCTCACGACAGACAACCCGGCAAGGGAGAAGACTCTTTATCTTGCGCAATCAGATCCTTTAATACATGATCTTTCCTGCATCCTTCTATCTCATATCAATTTGGTCAAGAGTGCTGGAATGAGGCGATACACAGAAGACCAAGCAGCCTCTGTGCTGAGACGAATCGATGAACACGCGGCGTGGTACAAAGACCCGCAGAGCGGCTGCGACTACCTTCTGGACCAGTTTGCCGCTATCAAACTGTTTGCTATCGGAATATATCAAATTCAACAAGAAGTACGATTCCGGCAAACTGTCAGAAACGCAATTAAAACTGAAAACAGAGCCTACCCGAGAACCCGTACGCCATGGACGACGTCGTCCTTCAAAGAAAGCCCGGAACCAAGCCACCAGTGTTTAGTCCATTGGAAACTTTGA
- a CDS encoding S8 family peptidase, with the protein MNNTLILKGKLQTRRAQRPGAPALPVGKSVDVSDVEAKIASLQTVRDYWREQPPIINPLVEVHYRQVVAKSNRIKQLLSGHRKRANDSIVGARFEPIESKLSTYDGSEHGSSQIGTRMRHVITHYVTMDIIDSTLTDLEACKTILEHHGGSINDEQLATITKAGLDKIDEPTGLSKTTFAQLIRDIYFVDHFDVRSVINNPKYRALVTLYDTGRDASQTVSLLNSLGINVISTSLLDPTTINLLPEQYSKLAETAPYLIAMAQKNILDLKVETSTKQNPQDTRDSQNEYGLSVPPPHNEPIVGVIDTRFDETAYFADWVEYHDDLIDPQLGVDPEDYEHGTEVDSIIVDGPALNPALEDGCGRFRVRHFAVAKNGKNSSFSILKSIRHIVETNQDITVWNLCLGSTEEALENTISPEGAMLDELQEKYGVIFVVAGTNKTSKDSPDTPKRIGAPADSVNALVVNATSILREPASYTREGPVLHFFRKPDISYFGGDNYGEMAVWSPEGVATTQGTSFAAPWITRKLAYLVHVMHLSREAAKALIIDAASGWEPISADNIKLGYGIVPTRIEDILETPSNEIRFVLEGTIDTFETYNYNIPVPMKDGKYPYMARATLCYFPKCDKRQGVDYTDTELDFHFGRMKKSGIDSLDNNIQGDPFARTYEDTARKMYRKWDNVKHVSDIEKRSFRPRVSHGIPYWGFKIRKTERFDPPVDENGIVGKNAGDGLRFGIVVTLRGMDGRNRFDEFKMQCQLQSEPWIVEEIDMNTNIKLYQEADAEITFDDETEK; encoded by the coding sequence ATGAATAATACGCTCATACTCAAAGGTAAACTCCAGACTCGGCGAGCGCAACGCCCTGGCGCTCCGGCACTGCCAGTAGGCAAGTCAGTTGACGTAAGCGATGTGGAAGCGAAAATCGCAAGCCTTCAGACAGTACGTGATTACTGGAGAGAGCAACCGCCGATTATCAATCCTCTGGTTGAAGTGCATTACAGGCAGGTTGTGGCTAAAAGTAACAGGATCAAACAACTTCTTTCCGGTCATAGGAAGCGAGCTAATGATTCCATAGTTGGCGCACGCTTTGAGCCAATCGAAAGCAAACTCAGCACTTATGACGGATCCGAACATGGTTCCAGCCAAATCGGTACGCGCATGCGTCACGTCATCACGCATTACGTGACTATGGATATTATCGATTCGACGCTTACTGACTTGGAAGCGTGCAAAACGATCCTGGAACATCATGGCGGTTCCATCAACGACGAACAACTTGCCACAATCACCAAAGCGGGTCTCGACAAAATCGACGAGCCCACAGGACTAAGCAAAACAACTTTCGCACAGCTTATTCGCGACATATATTTCGTTGACCATTTCGACGTGAGGTCCGTAATCAATAATCCGAAGTATCGCGCTTTGGTGACGCTATATGATACTGGGCGAGATGCCAGCCAAACAGTGTCACTGCTGAATTCCCTTGGCATCAATGTGATCTCAACCAGTCTGCTCGATCCGACAACCATCAACCTGTTGCCAGAACAGTACAGCAAGCTGGCTGAAACTGCACCATATCTGATTGCCATGGCGCAAAAAAACATCTTGGATCTGAAAGTTGAGACAAGCACTAAGCAGAATCCGCAGGATACACGAGACTCTCAAAACGAATATGGCCTTTCCGTTCCGCCACCGCATAACGAGCCGATTGTCGGCGTCATTGACACGCGATTTGATGAAACCGCTTATTTTGCCGATTGGGTTGAGTATCACGATGATCTGATCGACCCGCAATTGGGGGTCGATCCGGAAGACTATGAGCATGGCACGGAAGTCGATTCCATCATTGTGGACGGCCCTGCCCTGAATCCTGCTCTGGAAGACGGTTGCGGCAGATTTCGCGTACGTCATTTTGCGGTCGCTAAAAATGGCAAAAATAGCTCTTTCAGCATTCTGAAATCCATACGGCACATCGTGGAAACGAATCAAGACATCACCGTATGGAACCTATGCCTCGGATCAACAGAGGAAGCGCTCGAAAACACCATATCCCCCGAAGGCGCAATGCTGGATGAACTTCAAGAGAAATACGGCGTTATCTTCGTAGTGGCAGGGACGAATAAGACTTCTAAAGATTCCCCAGATACCCCCAAACGAATCGGCGCCCCAGCAGATTCCGTCAACGCTTTAGTGGTCAATGCGACTTCCATACTCAGAGAGCCCGCCAGCTATACCAGAGAGGGACCGGTATTACATTTCTTCCGGAAACCAGATATCTCCTACTTTGGTGGAGACAATTACGGCGAGATGGCTGTGTGGTCTCCAGAAGGAGTGGCGACCACACAAGGAACCTCCTTTGCCGCGCCTTGGATTACACGAAAACTAGCATATCTGGTCCACGTCATGCATCTTTCTCGTGAAGCAGCCAAAGCACTGATTATCGACGCAGCTTCCGGCTGGGAGCCAATTTCTGCGGACAATATCAAGCTTGGATATGGTATTGTCCCCACCCGAATTGAAGACATTCTGGAAACCCCTTCTAACGAAATACGATTCGTTTTGGAAGGAACCATCGACACTTTCGAAACATACAACTACAACATTCCCGTGCCAATGAAAGATGGAAAATACCCATACATGGCCAGAGCCACGCTTTGCTATTTTCCAAAATGCGATAAAAGGCAAGGCGTGGATTACACCGACACCGAACTTGATTTCCACTTCGGACGCATGAAGAAAAGCGGTATCGACTCACTTGACAACAACATACAAGGAGATCCTTTCGCTCGAACTTATGAAGATACGGCTCGGAAAATGTATCGCAAATGGGACAACGTGAAACACGTCAGCGATATTGAAAAACGCAGTTTCCGACCACGCGTTTCGCACGGAATCCCGTACTGGGGTTTCAAAATCCGCAAAACCGAACGTTTCGACCCTCCCGTAGACGAAAACGGCATTGTCGGGAAGAATGCAGGCGACGGTCTTCGTTTCGGCATTGTGGTGACGTTACGCGGCATGGACGGACGTAATCGTTTCGACGAATTCAAGATGCAATGCCAACTGCAAAGTGAACCCTGGATCGTGGAAGAAATCGACATGAACACTAACATCAAGCTTTACCAGGAAGCCGACGCTGAAATCACGTTCGACGACGAAACTGAAAAGTGA
- a CDS encoding nucleotidyltransferase family protein, with product MADPQRLERIDSEALWDFADRQSILGCVAMALPLEHMEQSERWQKALAIYSRRALLLDAERNRIFAWLDEQGIRHSQLKGSLMKDYYPALGMRYMADNDFWFDSQHANELRAFMEASGYMCESFNHGVHDVYLKQPLLNFEPHYSLFSESKYPKWHRYFRDALSQAPVMESTECEARMSMEDFYLHHICHAAKHLWGSGTGVRALVDEMVMLKRFSSTLDWQLIQQRCKQLDVAVLEAQFRRVAQLFLDGKVLVSHDLQEQDNRLLQAMALANTYGTIQQQILNKLDNIRKQTDGSATDRKIRFIYVWKRLFPPLSDMAEWIPVLRTWPVLYPAVWVFRMARFLIAPPRWKKMLSELSTIRKH from the coding sequence TTGGCTGATCCTCAGCGGCTGGAGCGTATAGACTCAGAAGCTTTATGGGATTTCGCTGACCGACAATCCATTCTGGGCTGCGTGGCCATGGCCCTTCCGCTCGAACATATGGAACAGTCGGAGCGGTGGCAGAAGGCATTGGCCATTTACTCCCGTCGAGCTCTGCTTTTAGACGCCGAACGCAATCGTATCTTCGCTTGGCTGGATGAGCAGGGCATCCGTCATAGCCAGCTCAAAGGCAGCTTGATGAAGGATTATTATCCGGCTTTGGGCATGAGGTATATGGCGGATAATGATTTCTGGTTCGATTCACAACATGCGAATGAACTGCGCGCGTTTATGGAGGCGTCAGGTTACATGTGTGAATCTTTCAACCATGGTGTTCATGACGTGTATTTGAAACAGCCGTTGCTGAATTTCGAACCTCATTATTCGTTATTTTCAGAATCCAAATATCCGAAATGGCATCGGTATTTCCGTGACGCACTGTCACAGGCTCCCGTAATGGAATCCACCGAATGCGAAGCACGAATGTCGATGGAGGATTTCTATCTGCATCACATTTGCCATGCCGCAAAGCATCTTTGGGGCAGCGGCACAGGGGTGCGCGCTTTGGTTGATGAGATGGTCATGTTGAAACGTTTTTCATCGACTTTGGATTGGCAGCTTATTCAACAGCGCTGCAAACAGCTTGACGTTGCCGTTTTGGAAGCCCAGTTTCGTCGCGTGGCCCAACTTTTCCTTGACGGAAAAGTGCTTGTTTCCCATGATCTTCAGGAGCAGGATAACCGATTGCTGCAGGCGATGGCTTTGGCGAACACGTATGGCACCATCCAACAGCAGATTCTCAACAAGCTTGACAATATCAGGAAACAGACGGACGGCAGTGCGACCGACCGGAAGATCCGTTTTATCTACGTGTGGAAGCGTCTTTTTCCGCCGCTGAGCGACATGGCCGAATGGATACCCGTTCTGCGCACATGGCCGGTGTTGTATCCTGCCGTGTGGGTTTTCCGCATGGCACGCTTCCTGATTGCTCCCCCTCGTTGGAAGAAAATGTTGAGTGAACTATCAACGATTCGCAAGCATTAA
- a CDS encoding DUF4012 domain-containing protein produces the protein MSQHASTHAARSHKLRNTLLVIAALLILLVIAGGVVGLNFYKQAKEVKAHEEQAISSLSAIADVNTLKDAQASDAAIKQARTHTAAARDIANGTLWNMLSKMPIVGGDVTNVQGMTQVVDDLVQQTLPSLTDVVQQLANAQISGENGQLNLQPIVDAQDDFSSVSKQVKSLNSKLSNLPEPRIGMVKKAYSQSRSQFTKVTDMVEQVNNALQMLPSFLGQNGARTYLLVAQTTSEQRSGGGLVGSMGTLQTDHGQIQVGEFHHNGDFINGSNGNASEHTVFKGPLGFSFDIRDTFAVPDIARNAEMMNEAWQRSQYACDVDGIVSIDPVFIQKMVEINGNVTLEDGTVLTGENTAEYMLNTIYKEVPVSLQDTYFEYIASTIMNNAFSNMDIAKMMKVAQSIGELTKNRHFYAYTFHDDEAKYFQGAGLAKGTPDSETDPEVGIYLNEQNPSKLGWYIDRKTQITKTGQNADGSKTYHVTYTLTNTLTSSEMATCTGYILGGEQAGVTGKPVAAPGTSAQRMLFYAPKGGSISEITSSGDVRDQSNAVMDGQKLVTNVAYIAPGESVTFDFDVTTSPKAENDLTIDQTPSGKMTNEVNYQY, from the coding sequence ATGTCTCAACATGCGAGCACTCACGCCGCCCGTTCTCACAAGCTTCGCAATACATTGCTTGTTATTGCGGCACTGCTCATCCTGCTGGTCATTGCCGGAGGCGTCGTCGGTCTGAATTTCTACAAGCAGGCGAAGGAAGTCAAAGCTCACGAGGAGCAGGCGATCTCGTCTCTTTCGGCCATCGCCGACGTCAATACGTTGAAGGATGCGCAGGCGTCGGATGCCGCGATCAAGCAGGCGCGGACCCATACCGCCGCGGCAAGAGATATTGCCAATGGAACACTGTGGAACATGCTGTCGAAGATGCCGATTGTGGGCGGTGACGTTACCAACGTGCAAGGCATGACGCAGGTGGTGGATGATTTGGTGCAACAAACACTGCCGTCACTCACCGATGTGGTACAACAGCTTGCGAACGCGCAGATCAGCGGTGAGAATGGCCAGCTGAATCTTCAGCCCATTGTGGATGCGCAAGACGACTTCTCTTCGGTAAGCAAGCAGGTGAAGTCGCTGAATTCGAAGCTCAGCAATCTGCCTGAACCACGTATCGGCATGGTGAAGAAGGCATATTCGCAGAGTCGCAGCCAGTTCACCAAGGTTACGGACATGGTGGAGCAAGTGAACAATGCGCTACAGATGCTCCCCTCCTTCTTAGGACAGAACGGTGCCCGAACGTATCTGCTGGTGGCGCAGACCACTTCCGAACAACGTTCCGGCGGCGGACTGGTGGGCTCCATGGGTACGTTGCAGACCGATCATGGACAAATTCAGGTCGGTGAGTTCCATCACAATGGAGACTTCATTAACGGCAGTAATGGCAATGCTTCGGAACATACCGTGTTCAAGGGGCCCCTGGGATTCTCCTTCGATATTCGCGATACGTTCGCGGTGCCAGACATCGCCCGCAATGCGGAAATGATGAATGAAGCTTGGCAGCGTTCCCAATATGCTTGCGATGTTGACGGTATCGTATCTATCGATCCGGTGTTCATCCAGAAAATGGTAGAGATTAACGGCAATGTGACGTTGGAAGATGGTACTGTGCTCACCGGCGAAAATACCGCTGAATACATGCTCAACACCATCTATAAGGAAGTTCCTGTATCTCTACAAGACACGTATTTCGAATACATCGCCTCCACCATCATGAATAACGCCTTCAGCAACATGGACATCGCCAAGATGATGAAGGTGGCTCAAAGCATCGGCGAATTAACTAAGAACCGTCATTTCTACGCATACACGTTCCATGATGATGAAGCCAAATATTTCCAAGGTGCCGGACTCGCCAAGGGCACTCCAGACAGCGAGACCGATCCGGAAGTGGGCATTTACCTCAACGAACAGAATCCGTCGAAGTTGGGATGGTATATCGACCGTAAGACGCAGATTACCAAAACCGGTCAGAATGCCGATGGGTCGAAAACCTACCATGTCACCTACACGTTGACCAATACGCTGACTTCCAGCGAGATGGCCACCTGCACCGGCTATATTCTGGGCGGCGAGCAGGCGGGTGTAACGGGTAAGCCTGTTGCGGCTCCGGGAACGTCTGCGCAGCGTATGCTGTTTTACGCGCCGAAGGGCGGTTCCATCAGCGAGATCACCTCATCCGGAGACGTGCGAGATCAAAGCAATGCTGTGATGGATGGTCAAAAACTGGTCACCAACGTGGCTTATATCGCCCCCGGGGAAAGCGTGACTTTCGATTTCGACGTGACCACCTCGCCGAAGGCCGAAAACGACCTGACCATCGATCAGACACCATCCGGCAAAATGACTAACGAGGTCAACTACCAGTACTGA
- a CDS encoding polysaccharide biosynthesis tyrosine autokinase, translating into MTLMDLMRIIRKHLVTAAIVFVMVFAGVTAYTFLVPPKYTATAQAMATYNASQGDDAGISQQYTGGTYIAGQITSYTTLATTETVLEPVIKDLGLDTSVKSLAEQLTVTNPTDTAFVNISAEDGDAQQASDIANAVAVSMQNVIQNDLYSAADKSPVKISIVQRARVPESPSSPNKPLYLAVGVVAGLVLGVFAALLKDMLNTKVEETSDVRSLVGASSLGSVPQDNSLGEKRPVLVSQPNGPIAEEFRRIHTNIEFLQTDKVAGKGQLLVITSAQPSEGKTTTSINVAAALAEDGARVLLVDADLRHPSVAHHLGLEGSAGLAHVLSGQMSPKDVVQNYWKPNLHILPAGKRPANAGVLLGSDTMRIMVEQALTQYDYVIIDTAPLSVSNDGIVFGRWAKGLVLVTGRGVCEKKELKEISESLHTAKVPVLGFIFNYADPKKTHSNSNYYYYYYEDAPRKKSHKK; encoded by the coding sequence ATCACGCTGATGGATTTGATGCGTATCATTCGCAAGCATCTGGTCACCGCGGCCATCGTATTTGTGATGGTTTTCGCCGGGGTGACTGCGTACACCTTCTTGGTTCCGCCGAAGTATACCGCCACGGCTCAGGCCATGGCTACGTACAATGCATCCCAGGGGGATGATGCGGGCATTAGCCAGCAGTACACGGGTGGCACGTACATCGCTGGCCAGATCACGTCGTATACAACGTTGGCAACCACCGAAACCGTACTTGAGCCGGTCATCAAGGATCTTGGACTGGATACTTCGGTGAAGAGTCTGGCCGAGCAACTGACTGTCACCAATCCTACGGACACCGCGTTCGTGAACATTTCCGCGGAAGACGGTGACGCGCAGCAGGCATCCGACATTGCCAATGCGGTGGCAGTGTCTATGCAGAACGTGATTCAAAACGATCTGTATTCCGCGGCAGATAAGTCTCCGGTGAAGATTTCCATCGTGCAGAGGGCGCGTGTGCCTGAAAGCCCGAGCTCGCCGAATAAGCCGCTGTATCTGGCGGTCGGCGTGGTCGCAGGTCTGGTGCTTGGAGTGTTCGCCGCACTGCTGAAAGACATGCTGAACACTAAGGTCGAGGAGACTTCCGACGTGCGAAGCTTGGTTGGGGCGTCTTCCTTGGGTTCCGTGCCTCAGGATAATTCCCTAGGTGAGAAGCGCCCAGTGCTCGTCAGCCAGCCTAATGGCCCTATCGCTGAGGAATTCCGCCGTATTCACACCAATATCGAATTTTTGCAGACCGATAAGGTTGCGGGCAAGGGGCAGCTGCTGGTCATTACCAGTGCGCAGCCTTCTGAGGGCAAGACCACCACGTCAATCAACGTGGCTGCGGCCTTGGCTGAAGATGGTGCTCGCGTGCTGCTGGTCGACGCTGATTTGCGCCATCCTTCCGTTGCCCATCATTTGGGTCTTGAAGGTTCTGCCGGTTTGGCGCACGTGCTTTCTGGTCAGATGTCTCCGAAAGATGTGGTGCAGAACTACTGGAAGCCGAATCTGCATATTCTTCCTGCTGGTAAACGCCCGGCGAATGCTGGCGTGCTTCTTGGATCAGACACCATGCGTATTATGGTCGAGCAGGCTTTGACCCAGTATGATTATGTTATTATTGATACCGCTCCGTTGAGTGTTTCCAACGATGGTATCGTGTTCGGACGTTGGGCCAAGGGTCTGGTTCTGGTGACCGGTCGTGGCGTGTGCGAGAAGAAGGAACTTAAGGAGATTTCCGAGTCCTTGCATACAGCCAAGGTTCCGGTGCTTGGTTTCATCTTCAACTATGCCGATCCGAAGAAGACGCATTCCAATTCGAACTACTATTACTACTACTACGAGGATGCTCCGCGGAAGAAAAGCCACAAAAAGTAG